GCGCCTGCGAGGGTGCCGGTCGGGCTGCTGGCCAAGGACTGCGACGAGGTCGACCCCGAGAAGAAGGCGGCGGCCGAGGAGGCGCAGAAGCAGGCCGACGAGGCGAAGAAGGCCGCCGCGGCGGCCAAGCGGAAGGCCGGCCTGGAACGGGCCCAGAACCAGCCGAAGCCCGCCTGGTACAAGGACCTCAAGAACCCGCGGGCCGGCACCAGGGACGGCAGTGACGGCAAGTGGACCTCGGTCAAGCCCGGCAACTGGAGCTACCAGAGCGAAATGGGTGCGCGGTACCAGGAGCAGATCTCGATGGTGGGCCGTGGCAAGGAGTACCGGGTCGAGCTCGACAAACTGACCGGCAAGCCGGTCGACTTCGACGGCTGGGACTCCGGTCGTGGCACCTATCTGGAAGCCAAGTACGGCTATCGCGGGCCGGATTACTACAACGCGGAGACCGGCCGGCTCACCTCCGACATCGCCGACCGATGGGCCACTCAGGCAACCCGGCAGGTCGACGCCGCCCGCGGGAAGCCGGTCGAATGGCACCTGTCCGACCCGGAAGTCGCCGAGGCGGCGAGGATCATGTTCGAGGAAAGGGGCATCGACGTGACGGTGATCGACACTCCGGCCGATGTCATCGGCTGAGCCCCGGGCCCTGAACGCAGAATACTGATCGCTGTGCAAGGGCGCTGATCATGCGGCGCCGAAGCGTGAGGAGAGTCTTGTGCTGGATGTCGGTGTGAACGGTCTCTGGGGTACGCGGGAGGAGGGCCCGCGGGAGATCGCCGAACGGTGGTTCGCCACGCTTGAGGGGCTCCGGCGTATGGATGCCGAGATCTTCGATGACTGGCACGAGGCGGGTAAGGACCTGCCGTCCGACCCCCTGCTGACTCCCTCGGTCCCCGCGCTGACCGAGTACATCGAGCGCAAGAACACCGGACCGGATCTCGACGTGGTCGGATACACGACGTCCCTGTGGGCGCGCAATGACGGTACGCCGCACGTGAGCTCGGCCATTCACGCGGGTGGTTCGTCTCCGTACGTCGCCAACTCGGTCGCGATTTCCTTTGTCTCGCGCACGATGGACGAGACCGCGGAAGTGATCCGGCGCGCCCCGGAGATTCTGCGCGTCGTCGCGGATGCCTGGGGCATCGACGGCGGGCAGGTGTACAGCAGGTCCCAGTTCCGGGCCGTATCGCGTCACTTCTCGCTGAAGAATTCGGACCCCCGTTGCGGGAGGGCCGTCTATCTCTCCGCCCGGCGTGCGGAACTCGCGCCCGAGGGGCTGCCGGGGACGTACACCCGTACCGCGTCGGGTGGACTGGTCATCGACCTCACGCATGGCGGTACCGCGTTCCCGTCGGACGAGGAGATCATCGAGGTCAACACGACGCTGCGGGCCACCGGTGCGCTGGAACCGCTGCCCGTCCCCTTCGACCGGGCCACGCTCTGACCTGCGCACCGGAGGAGGCCGCGCGATGAGAGACCCGCTGGAGTTCAAGGACGCAGTGGACCGGCACGTCCTGGCGGTCGAGGCCCTGCGGACGGGCCCGTACGCCCCTCCCTGGACGGGGTGCGCGGACCCCGGGCACTCCTCCTCCGGCGACGATTTCGCGGTGGTCGTCCTGCGGCGCAGCCAGGGCTTCTGGGAAGCCGAGGACGACGGCTCGATCCGGGACGCGACGCGCGAGGAGTTCGAGACCGAGCTGTGGGGGGTGGTGCTCGCCCTGGAGAAGCGCTGGGGGCCGCACGTCACCGTGTCGGCCGCTCCGGCGTACGAGCGACGTGACCAGGAGGGCCGACACCTGCCACCGCTCTTCGAGGCACTCCGGGAGCTCGGCTTCGACGACCTGCGGGTCTGGGAAGCGGACGGGCGCAGCATCGCGGTCGGCATGGGCCAGGCGCACCGCGAGGAGCCGTTCGTGCTGCTCGCCGCGGCGACCGGGTCCCCCGGAGGATTCGACCTGACCGGGGGAGCGGCGGGAACGGGTGCCTAGGGCCTCTCGTTCGGATCATGCCGGGCTCGCGTGCCCTGGCGCGGCCATCTGCGGCGTTGTCGTCAATCACCAACGCTCCGCGTCGCCTCGATCCTCCGCCTTGCAACTGCCCGCACCAGAGCCCGCTCCCTGATCCGGCCTGATCCGAACGAAAGACCCTAGAACTTGCTGAGCTCCCAGAAGCGGAACACGGTCGAGGCGTCCAGGGTCCACTGGAGGCCGGAGATGTTCTCGTGTGCCACCGCGTACTGCTTGCCCTGCCACAGAGGCAGGATCGGCAGGTCCTCGGCCACGTACTCCTGGAGCTCGTCGAAGGCGCGCTCGGTGGCGCCCCGTTCGGCCAGGGCGGCGGTGGCGGGGATGATCCGGCCGGTGATGTCGTCGTTCACGTAGCCGTTCTGCAGGACGTTGTCCGTGCCGAAGAAGGGCTGGGTGAAGTTGTCCGGGTCCGGGTAGTCCGGGACCCAGCCCTTCACATAGACGCCGAGCTGCCCGGCCGCGATGCGCTTCTCGTACTCGTCGAAGGGCAGGGACGTGACCTTCGCGTCGAACAGGCCGCTCGCGTTGAGCTGCCTGGCGATCGCGTGGAACGCGTTGTCGGTGGAGGGGCCGTAGCGGCTCGGCGTGGACCACAGCGTGAGCTTCACCTTGTCGGTGATGTTCGCGGCGCGCAGCGTCTGCTCCGCCTTGTCCGGCTGCGGGCTCCCGCCGTACAGGTCGAAGAACGCGGTGTTGTGGGCCGTGATGCCGGCCGGGACGATCGAGTACAGCGGGGTGGCCGTGGAGTGGTAGACCTCGCTGACGAGGGCGTCACGGTCCACCAGGTACGCGATGGCCTTGCGCACGGGGAGCTTTCCGGCCACCGGGTCCTTCATGTTGAAGACCAGGTGCTGCACCTCGGCGCTGGTTCCCTCGACGACGTCGATGCCCTTGTCGGCCGTGGCGGAGGACTCCTGCAGCTCGGATATGTCCTGTGCGACCAGACCGCGGTAGGCGACATCGATGTCGCCGTTCTGCAGCGCGGACGCCAGCTTCTTCTGGTCGCCCCGGAAGAGTTCGAGGGTGATGCCGTCGTTCTTCACCTCGGCCGTGCCCCGGTAGCCGGAGTTGACCGAGAAGACGGCCTTCGACTTGTCGAGGGACTTCAGCTGGTACGGCCCCGACCCGACGGCCTTGCCGTCCTTGCGCAGGCTGTCGGCCGGGTACGAGCGGTGGTCCACGATGGATCCGGCGCCCGAGGCGATCTTGCTGGGGAAGGTGGCGTCGGGAACCGTGAGCTGGAAGACGACCGTCCGGGCGTCCGGGGTGGTGATCTTCGAGATCGTGGAGAGCAGCGGCGCGGGGCCGGCTGGGTCGTTGATCCTGATCGCCCGGTCGAAGGAGTACTTCACGTCCTCGGACGTCAGGCTCTCGCCGTTGCTGAAGGTCAGACCGTCGCGGAGCGTGCACCGGTAGGTCCTGTTGCCGTTCTCGAACTCGCAGGACTTCGCCGCTTCCGGCTCCGGCGTCGAGCTCCCCCTGGGAAAGCTGATCAGGGACTGGAAGACGTTGTTGAACAGCAGCCAGGAACCCGGGTCGTAGCCCGAGGCCGGATCCGAGGCCAGCACGTCGTCCGACATGCCCACGACGATGGAGTCGCCGGACTGGCCGGAGTCCCCTCCGGTCTGGAGGCCGCAGCTGCTCAGCAGAGCCACCGCGAGACCGGCCCCCAGGGGAGCGCTTACCCACCGCTTACGTACGTTCACAGGACTGTCTCGTGCTTTCTGTCGACCGATGCGAGGGGCTCCCGCACGGCCGCCGGCCCCCGTCAATGCGCCGATCATAAGGAGCGCGGTGGTGGCTTGTTCTCGTGCCCCGGCACCCGATGCGCCGAGCTGGGCGGCATATGCCCGTACGTCACCAGAAACCGGCGCCGCCGGCCTCGGTGACAGCACTCGGCCCCCATCGGGGGAGGGCTGGGGTGCTCCCCGCCGGTGCCGAATTCGGCAGCGGCAGGACGTGCGGCCATGCGCGGGCCGAGCGGGGCGCGCAGCCGAATGGACCGGGGTCGAGAGAGTCGAAGCGGAACTATGTCTTCACCTTCAGTCCTCCATTACGGTCCTCCCACCTCGTGTGTTCACGAGGTCATGACAAGTCCGGAGGGAAGTTCACATCCATGTGGCGATTCATCACCCATGAGCGGCGAAGACGGCTCCAGGTATGGGCACTTGCTCTGGCCTTCCTCACTCTGGGGAGCGGAACGGCCGTGGCCGCGACGGACACCATGGTGCCGACGGCCAACTACGACCCGTGGTGCGACGACGGGCAGTCGGACGGAACCGTCTGTCAGACCGACAATGCGGATGTTTATTACTACATGGACAGTTCGGGCGAGTTCGAACTCGAACCCGTGGACCGGGAAATGGTGGTGAACATGTTCACCAGCGAGTATTCGCCCACGGACCTGGTCCGCCATTACGACACCAATCCCACCTTCAGTGGTGACGGCGAAACCGACCATGTCTGGCAGGAGGGTTCGGAAGGGCTCGATTCCGATGCCATCGGAATGGCCTGGTGCGACGACGAAGCGATCTTCAGTTACAAATGCGATCAGCATTACATTCGCATCCGTGGGAACGACACCTATGAATTGAGTGTCACCTGCCACGAGATGGGGCACGCCGTCGGGCTGGTCCACGGGGACAGTACGTCGCCCAAGCGGGACATGAACGACCATGCGGCGCTCGGCTGCATGGTGGCCGAGGACTACGAGGACAACCTCGGCAGCAACAACGTCAACGCCATCAACTCGACCTACTGAGAAGGGAGTCGGCCATGCGTAAGACAGTGGGAGTGGTGTCGGCCCTGGCGGTCGCTGCCGGATTGGTGTGGGTTGCGGGAATCGAGTCCGGGGGCGAGGACAGTTTCGCCGGCCGCAGCGGCCCGGTGATCGGTCACGGCAAGGACCGGATGCCGAGCAGTACGGCGAGCGACTGGGTGACGTACGCCGATCACGTGGTGGTGGCGACGGCCGTCGGTGACAAGGAGGTGCCGCCCAGCGCCGGGGAGATCGAGCGGG
The Streptomyces sp. NBC_00234 DNA segment above includes these coding regions:
- a CDS encoding Imm52 family immunity protein, which produces MLDVGVNGLWGTREEGPREIAERWFATLEGLRRMDAEIFDDWHEAGKDLPSDPLLTPSVPALTEYIERKNTGPDLDVVGYTTSLWARNDGTPHVSSAIHAGGSSPYVANSVAISFVSRTMDETAEVIRRAPEILRVVADAWGIDGGQVYSRSQFRAVSRHFSLKNSDPRCGRAVYLSARRAELAPEGLPGTYTRTASGGLVIDLTHGGTAFPSDEEIIEVNTTLRATGALEPLPVPFDRATL
- a CDS encoding ABC transporter substrate-binding protein, whose product is MNVRKRWVSAPLGAGLAVALLSSCGLQTGGDSGQSGDSIVVGMSDDVLASDPASGYDPGSWLLFNNVFQSLISFPRGSSTPEPEAAKSCEFENGNRTYRCTLRDGLTFSNGESLTSEDVKYSFDRAIRINDPAGPAPLLSTISKITTPDARTVVFQLTVPDATFPSKIASGAGSIVDHRSYPADSLRKDGKAVGSGPYQLKSLDKSKAVFSVNSGYRGTAEVKNDGITLELFRGDQKKLASALQNGDIDVAYRGLVAQDISELQESSATADKGIDVVEGTSAEVQHLVFNMKDPVAGKLPVRKAIAYLVDRDALVSEVYHSTATPLYSIVPAGITAHNTAFFDLYGGSPQPDKAEQTLRAANITDKVKLTLWSTPSRYGPSTDNAFHAIARQLNASGLFDAKVTSLPFDEYEKRIAAGQLGVYVKGWVPDYPDPDNFTQPFFGTDNVLQNGYVNDDITGRIIPATAALAERGATERAFDELQEYVAEDLPILPLWQGKQYAVAHENISGLQWTLDASTVFRFWELSKF